One stretch of Clupea harengus chromosome 2, Ch_v2.0.2, whole genome shotgun sequence DNA includes these proteins:
- the osgepl1 gene encoding probable tRNA N6-adenosine threonylcarbamoyltransferase, mitochondrial, which yields MFSLKGLVKQSTYSLGHVVKRGTFCQQARSRLVLGIETSCDDTGAAVVNETGLILGESLHSQKEVHLQAGGVIPAVAQRLHRENIFRVVREAIDRSGVSPSELSAVATTVKPGLSLSLGIGLEFSLAFVKQHQKPFIPIHHMEAHALTVRMLEPVEFPFLVLLISGGHGLLALARDIDDFLLLGQSTDEAPGDILDKVARRLHLKNHPECSTMSGGQAIEHLAKQGNRRNFLLTTPMGQVFDCNFSFAGLRTQVSVAIDRKEIDEGVKSGELLSCVNDIAAGTQHTVASHIAKRTHRAILFCKARGLLPQHSPTLVVSGGVASNTYIRETLKIVTDATGLHLLCPPSKFCTDNGVMVAWNGIEKLRAGRGILSYTEEVRYEPKAPLGIDISTQVKDAAIRVPPLKLRVKN from the exons ATGTTTTCATTGAAGGGTCTAGTCAAGCAAAGTACTTATTCACTCGGTCATGTTGTCAAACGAGGAACATTTTGCCAACAAGCACGCTCCAGGTTAGTTCTAGGCATCGAGACAAGCTGCGACGATACAGGAGCAGCTGTCGTGAATGAGACGGGTTTGATTCTCGGGGAGTCACTGCATTCTCAAAAAGAGGTCCATCTGCA AGCAGGTGGGGTCATACCAGCTGTTGCCCAGCGACTCCACAGAGAGAACATATTCAGAGTTGTTCGGGAGGCGATAGACCGGAGTGGCGTCTCCCCAAGTGAACTTTCAGCCGTTGCAACAACTGTTAAGCCAGGTCTGTCCCTAAGCTTAGGAATTGGCTTGGAATTCAGTCTGGCCTTCGTAAAGCAGCACCAAAAACCCTTCATCCCTATCCATCACATGGAGGCCCACGCTCTCACCGTACGGATGCTGGAGCCCGTTGAATTTCCTTTTCTGGTCCTTCTCATCTCAGGGGGTCATGGCCTTTTGGCCCTGGCCAGGGACATTGATGACTTCCTTCTCTTAGGGCAATCCACAGATGAAGCACCAGGGGATATTTTAGACAAG GTAGCTCGAAGACTGCACTTAAAAAATCATCCGGAGTGTTCTACAATGAGTGGTGGACAGGCAATTGAACACTTAGCCAAGCAAGGCAACAGACGTAATTTTCTGTTGACGACACCGATGGGACAAGTCTTCGACTGCAATTTCTCTTTTGCTGGTCTACGGACCCAGGTGTCAGTGGCCATAGACAGGAAAGAAATTGATGAGG GAGTGAAGTCAGGAGAACTACTTTCATGTGTCAACGACATTGCTGctggcacacagcacacagtggcCTCCCACATCGCTAAACGCACACATCGGGCTATTCTGTTCTGCAAAGCTAGAGGCCTGTTGCCTCAACACAGTCCTACTCTG gtTGTGTCTGGAGGGGTGGCGAGTAACACATACATCAGGGAGACTCTGAAAATTGTCACAGACGCCACAGGGCTGCATTTACTCTGCCCTCCATCCAAGTTTTGCACCGACAATGGAGTCATGGTTGCATG GAATGGAATTGAAAAGCTAAGAGCGGGAAGGGGcattttgtcatatacagaggAGGTCCGCTATGAACCAAA gGCTCCCCTAGGTATTGACATTTCAACCCAGGTGAAGGATGCTGCAATCAGAGTCCCACCTTTAAAACTGAGAGTAAAAAACTAA